A single genomic interval of Syntrophobotulus glycolicus DSM 8271 harbors:
- a CDS encoding ABC transporter ATP-binding protein: protein MEAKRENAFKRLLLFASQCRKKMILSAIFAVLGVGCGMIPYFAAASITIKIVDKDYTFMELLMIVLIALAGYTGKVVFHGISTTLSHQSAFTILKNIRSELVKKLSKLPLGDVMEIPSGELKTTIVDTVEKMEQPLAHIIPEMTSNVLISVCVFLYLFYLDMRIALISLITIPIGLIFYKLLMKKYVYSYQKRVEAENVMNATVVEYISGIEAIKAFNQSARSYEKYTNSVNHNCSAVTSFFQNTLFLYSAVMYTMPATLLFVLPFGLYFYMDGTLTLATFISCLVLSFGLVGPLIQAMNLTDGIASLGTMIGQIGEILEANELNRPSDDKTLKNDIIKFEDVSFGYDDKEILHGISFETIPQGMTAIVGPSGSGKSTVAKLMASFWEAKSGQITLGNVDVKELPLSQISDIISYVSQDNFLFNMSVKENIRIGKKDATNEEVIEAAKEASCHDFILSLEHGYDTLAGEAGNHLSGGEKQRISIARAMIKNSPIIVLDEATAYTDPENEAIIQESISRLVKGKSLIVIAHRLSTIISADNIIVMNQGEIAAQGTHQELLEKCKGYQNMWEAHIGTRDRDLKQGGKNNG, encoded by the coding sequence ATGGAAGCGAAGAGAGAGAATGCTTTTAAAAGGTTATTGTTATTTGCTTCACAATGCAGAAAAAAAATGATCTTATCAGCGATCTTTGCGGTATTGGGTGTCGGCTGCGGTATGATCCCGTATTTTGCTGCTGCAAGCATTACAATAAAAATTGTAGATAAAGATTATACCTTTATGGAGCTGCTGATGATTGTGCTTATTGCCTTAGCGGGATATACAGGGAAAGTGGTTTTTCACGGAATATCTACGACATTATCCCATCAGTCTGCATTTACTATTTTGAAAAATATCCGCAGTGAATTGGTGAAAAAGCTCTCGAAATTACCGCTTGGTGATGTAATGGAAATTCCGTCCGGTGAACTAAAAACAACGATTGTTGATACGGTGGAAAAAATGGAACAACCGCTTGCACATATCATACCGGAAATGACGTCAAATGTATTGATTTCTGTATGTGTATTTTTATATTTGTTCTATCTGGATATGCGCATTGCTCTAATTTCTTTGATCACCATACCGATTGGATTGATTTTCTATAAACTTTTGATGAAAAAATACGTTTATTCCTATCAAAAACGTGTTGAAGCTGAAAATGTAATGAATGCAACCGTTGTAGAATATATCAGCGGCATTGAAGCCATTAAGGCATTTAATCAGTCTGCGCGTTCCTATGAGAAATACACGAATTCCGTAAATCATAATTGTTCGGCGGTTACTTCATTCTTTCAAAATACTTTATTTCTGTATTCGGCAGTTATGTATACGATGCCGGCAACTTTGCTTTTTGTCCTGCCCTTCGGACTGTATTTTTATATGGACGGTACGTTGACACTGGCGACATTTATTTCATGCCTTGTCTTATCATTTGGTCTGGTCGGTCCGTTAATTCAGGCGATGAATCTTACGGACGGGATCGCTTCCCTGGGCACCATGATCGGACAGATAGGAGAAATCCTTGAGGCCAATGAACTGAACCGTCCTTCGGACGATAAAACGTTAAAGAATGATATCATAAAATTTGAAGATGTTTCTTTCGGCTATGATGATAAGGAAATTTTGCATGGCATATCCTTTGAAACCATTCCCCAGGGAATGACTGCCATAGTAGGACCTTCCGGTTCGGGAAAATCCACGGTTGCCAAACTTATGGCAAGTTTTTGGGAAGCAAAAAGCGGACAAATCACTTTAGGAAATGTCGATGTAAAGGAACTGCCGTTAAGCCAAATAAGTGACATCATTTCCTATGTGTCCCAGGATAATTTTTTATTCAATATGTCTGTAAAAGAGAATATCCGTATTGGTAAAAAAGACGCAACAAATGAGGAAGTAATAGAGGCGGCCAAGGAGGCCAGTTGCCATGATTTTATTTTGTCGCTGGAACATGGATATGATACCTTGGCCGGTGAAGCCGGCAATCATCTTTCGGGCGGCGAGAAACAACGTATTTCGATTGCCAGAGCAATGATTAAAAACAGCCCGATTATTGTATTGGACGAAGCCACAGCATATACCGATCCTGAAAATGAAGCAATCATTCAAGAATCCATCTCCAGGCTTGTCAAAGGGAAATCACTGATTGTCATTGCCCATAGGCTTTCTACGATAATATCGGCAGACAATATTATCGTGATGAATCAAGGTGAAATCGCCGCCCAGGGGACCCATCAAGAACTGCTGGAGAAATGTAAAGGATATCAA